In Anoplopoma fimbria isolate UVic2021 breed Golden Eagle Sablefish chromosome 12, Afim_UVic_2022, whole genome shotgun sequence, one DNA window encodes the following:
- the mecp2 gene encoding LOW QUALITY PROTEIN: methyl-CpG-binding protein 2 (The sequence of the model RefSeq protein was modified relative to this genomic sequence to represent the inferred CDS: deleted 1 base in 1 codon) encodes MAAVESGEERLEEGEEGPVEPQPPSRERDRSHSKSKKARRERRHADRGADTTAVPQSQTGAEPQTQASEPVAGPSEPGSESAAVSESAGSPRQRRSVIRDRGPLYDDPSLPEGWTRKLKQRKSGRSAGKFDVYLINSEGKAFRSKVELIAYFQKVGDTTTDPNDFDFTVTGRGSPSRREKRPPKKAKVVKPSGRGRGGPKGSGKMRQATEGVAMKRVVEKTPGKLLVKMPFSKAESSTGPTSTASKMVSPAPVPKSRPGRKRKSEQELPAPPQTTPKKRGRKPASASAESSVAMASTSTASTSTASTSTAGSYAAAAMLAAEAKRRAAKESSTKLFVQETALPIKKRKTRETVEEMERVQPPATTTAETERRVTDEGEADKGEGAPTPEPQPAPSEQSQSQSQKQPTASDESQPHGHKAHKGRKHKEKTGVAAGEGRSRGEEVEEDVSDKGGGGRSSSSSSSISPSKSHKRKDRPPHKHHHHHHHHHHHHRHQHSSASTLDQPPPHPPDSGPPEPSSQSRPDAKPQTVSQLTTQQLQKTQQAPPRPQSKSTPQTPPEPPHPPSTTAPTPTPFPAASPDSQSAPSPASVPSTTALSYSACLAPAKDPTTTPTPNPESDPGLPSESPACPLACPASHPASGPACSTSVTPSSVPIQPAHSPAPNKASTSPVPHSTPTSAPAPAVSAASTPRPVQDPSPTSESTAAQIPSPNADSSPALDPSTTCATNPVQVPSPNSASTPLQDPTLTQHQLHSRTPAQTQHQPQSRTSAQTQHENQSRTPAQPHHHQQSRSAAHTPPQPQSRTPAQTQPLQPRHPVQPQPQTQYRPQPRQSLSQPRPPQSQAQPHVQRIQTQPRPQTHPQLTRPHVQPLSSHRPRTNLGATQQNQSEQPQDLSTTRAGRGSLLQSREVVVEGLRAEGRGESAVTSDSREVLGVERGSNSTLRPPSSTPSGPPGAAGVGLVPGTDGRELRDIVPQSAVPCPSREETVESRTAVSERVS; translated from the exons atggccgccgTGGAGAGCGGAGAGGAGAGACT ggaggagggtgaggagggacCTGTCGAACCCCAGCCGccctccagagagagagacaggtcccACAGTAAGTCCAAGAAGGCCCGCAGGGAGCGTCGCCATGCCGACCGGGGGGCGGATACCACAGCTGTGCCTCAGTCACAGACGGGGGCGGAGCCACAGACCCAG GCGTCAGAGCCGGTGGCGGGGCCCTCAGAGCCGGGGTCCGAGTCGGCGGCGGTTAGTGAGTCTGCAGGTTCTCCCAGGCAGCGGCGCTCCGTCATACGGGACCGCGGGCCGCTGTACGACGACCCGTCACTGCCTGAAGGCTGGACCCGCAAACTCAAACAGAGGAAGTCCGGACGCTCAGCGGGGAAGTTTGACGTCTACCTGATCAA CTCAGAGGGAAAAGCGTTTCGTTCCAAGGTCGAGCTTATCGCTTACTTCCAGAAGGTCGGTGACACGACAACCGACCCCAACGATTTTGATTTCACTGTCACCGGACGTGGAAGCCCCTCTCGCCGCGAGAAGCGTCCCCCCAAGAAAGCCAAGGTGGTGAAACCATCGGGACGAGGCCGGGGAGGCCCAAA AGGCAGTGGGAAGATGCGGCAGGCTACGGAGGGCGTGGCCATGAAACGTGTGGTTGAGAAAACTCCGGGCAAACTGCTGGTCAAGATGCCCTTCAGCAAGGCAGAGTCCTCGACTGGCCCCACCTCCACTGCCTCAAAG ATGGTATCTCCTGCTCCAGTGCCCAAGTCTCGTCCAGGCAGGAAGAGGAAATCGGAACAGGAACTTCCGGCTCCACCACAGACCACCCCCAAGAAACGGGGCAGGAAaccagcctcagcctcagcagAATCATCGGTTGCCATGGCATCCACCTCCACGGCATCCACCTCCACGGCATCAACCTCAACCGCTGGGAGCTACGCTGCCGCTGCCATGTTGGCTGCAGAGGCCAAACGGAGAGCAGCCAAGGAGTCTTCCACCAAACTCTTCGTCCAGGAAACAGCCCTGCCAATCAAGAAACGTAAAACGAGAgagacagtggaggagatggaaaGGGTTCAGCCTCCCGCCACTACAACAGCTGAGACTGAGAGAAGGGTCACTGATGAGGGGGAGGCAGATAAAGGGGAGGGAGCTCCCACCCCAGAACCTCAGCCCGCCCCCTCTGAGCAGAGCCAATCACAATCACAGAAGCAGCCCACTGCTTCGGATGAAAGCCAACCACACGGACACAAGGCGCATAAAGGGAGGAAGCACAAGGAGAAAACGGGAGTAGCAGCAGGAGAaggaaggagcagaggagaggaagtagAAGAGGACGTCAGTGataagggaggaggaggaagaagtagcagcagcagcagtagcatcAGCCCATCAAAAAGCCACAAAAGGAAGGACCGGCCACCTCACaaacaccaccatcaccaccaccaccatcatcatcatcatcgccacCAACATTCCTCTGCCTCCACATTGGatcagcctcctcctcatcctccagaCTCCGGACCTCCAGAACCCTCGAGCCAGTCCAGGCCTGATGCCAAGCCCCAGACTGTTTCTCAACTAACCACCCAACAATTGCAGAAGACCCAGCAAGCTCCCCCCAGACCACAATCCAAGTCAACCCCTCAGACCCCGCCTGAACCTCCGCATCCCCCCTCAACCACGGCACCAACCCCAACCCCGTTCCCAGCAGCATCCCCAGACTCCCAGTCAGCCCCAAGCCCAGCCTCGGTACCCAGCACCACAGCCCTCTCTTACTCGGCATGTCTTGCCCCAGCCAAGGACCCAACAACAACCCCCACCCCAAACCCAGAGTCAGACCCAGGCCTCCCCTCAGAAAGCCCAGCCTGTCCACTTGCCTGCCCAGCATCACACCCAGCTTCAGGCCCAGCATGCTCCACCTCAGTCACACCCTCCTCAGTCCCCATCCAGCCTGCACATTCACCCGCCCCAAACAAGGCATCCACAAGCCCAGTCCCCCACAGTACTCCAACCTCAGCCCCAGCCCCGGCAGTCAGTGCAGCCTCAACTCCACGCCCAGTCCAGGACCCCAGCCCTACTTCAGAATCAACTGCAGCTCAGATCCCCTCCCCAAATGCAGACTCAAGCCCAGCCCTCGACCCCAGCACAACCTGCGCCACAAACCCAGTCCAGGTCCCCAGCCCAAACTCAGCATCAACACCACTCCAGGACCCAA CCTTAACGCAGCATCAACTCCACTCCAGGACCCCGGCCCAAACTCAGCATCAACCCCAGTCCAGGACCTCAGCCCAAACTCAGCATGAAAACCAGTCCAGGACCCCAGCCCAACCTCATCATCACCAACAGTCCAGATCCGCAGCTCATACTCCACCTCAACCCCAGTCCCGGACCCCGGCCCAAACTCAACCTCTGCAACCCAGGCATCCAGTGCAGCCCCAACCACAGACTCAATACAGACCACAACCCAGACAGTCTCTCTCCCAGCCTAGGCCACCCCAGTCCCAAGCACAACCACATGTTCAGCGGATTCAAACACAGCCACGCCCCCAGACCCACCCTCAGCTCACCAGGCCCCATGTTCAGCCCCTCTCATCCCACCGACCCAGGACCAACCTGGGCGCGACTCAACAGAACCAGAGCGAACAGCCCCAAGATCTGAGCACCACGCGGGCCGGCCGAGGAAGCCTGCTGCAGAGCCGGGAGGTCGTCGTGGAGGGCCTCAGGgcggaggggagaggggagtcGGCCGTGACATCAGACAGCAGAGAGGTTTTAGGAGTAGAAAGGGGGTCCAACAGCACCTTGAGGCCTCCCAGCTCCACGCCCTCCGGACCTCCAGGAGCAGCCGGGGTCGGTCTGGTTCCTGGGACGGATGGTAGGGAGCTCAGAGACATCGTCCCCCAGTCCGCCGTCCCCTGTCCCAGCCGAGAGGAGACCGTAGAGTCACGGACTGCCGTCAGCGAAAGAGTCAGCTGA